A window of Tatumella citrea genomic DNA:
ATGCCTGAAGAATAACATATTAAAATAAGAAGAGGTTCACAAGATTGTTGTGGGTGTTAAGACGGATTAACCTTTAGCAAGTATGACTGAGTGCTGCCTGATGTTCAGGCAGCGCAGCACAGCTCTTCAATTGTCAGCTCTTTCCAGAGTTTCCCCTGCAGAGCATAGTATGGCATCTGCGATAACCATTGCTCATGGTGATCGGTTTCTATACCTTCCACCACAACATTACAGTTATTCAGGGCAAAGAAATTCAACAGTGCTTCCATCAACTGACTACCGCCTGGCTTGCTCATAAAATTCCAGAGCAGAAAACGGTCTATTTTTATAAAGCGAAACTGGTTATCAAAAAAGGCCGAAAAGCCTGACAACCCTGAGCCAAAATCATCCAGCCAGAAGGTCTGTTTCTTCAGAAATACCGGAGACTGATTGGGCTCAGCGACCAGACTGTCTGACGATTCGTTGACTTCAAAATGGATAAAGCTAAGTGCATTTTTATCCCGGGACAGATAGTGTTCGTTTACAAATTCTAATGATTTATCGTCCACGTTCAGCGTCACAATCACATTGTTACTCACAAACCATTCACGGTAAGTTTCAATTAATGCAATCTGTGCTTTCAGAATATCAATACTCATTCCGGGTGTCAGATTCTGGAAAAAAAACTCCGGAGAAATTGCTGTCCCCTGGTTGTTGGCGGTGATTCTTGACAAACATTCAACCGCTAACAATTCTCCGGTTTTACCAAACATCGGCTGGAAAACAAAATTAATAGAAAAATTAGCAAGTTTTAAAGGGGTCATAGCCCACCCGGAATAATGTAAAAATAGCAGGCCACTCATTTGACCTGAATTTTCAGCGGGCAGATGATGTGCTGCCTGCCTGGCTGCTGATAAAAGTATACGCCGCCTGCCCCGTTTGCAGATAGTTTTATGAGAGTCTCTCCCTATCAATATTGAATTATTCCTAGGCAAACCCTGATAAAAAGCGATTAACGAAAACCAGGCCCGGACAACCTTTGTGCGACTGGATATCTGGTGATGACGAGCCAGCAATTGACGGAATTTTATACTACCGAAGTGTTAAAAAAATATATTAATTAAAACCAAATCCCGGTTATGCGACATAAAACCAAAGTTCATTACTGATTAACGGTTGTGAGTCTTACAAAAAAATGGCATTTTTTTACAAACCTGACAAAAAGATGCCGGCCAGTCCGGCGATATAAAACAATCATCACAACATCACCTATCACAAGGGGAAAGCGTTGAACGCTTCAATGACTCAGCTTCCACAGAAAAGCGCCGGTTCCGGCGTGCTGTTTTTTATACAAATGTTTTCGACACTTGGCTTCGCAGTGCTGTATTCAACACTGGTGCTGTACGCCACGAAAAAACTGGGATTTAGCGAAAGCTCAGCGAATGCCATCATGGGAGTCTTCGGCGCTTTCAATTACGGCCTGCACCTGTTCGGCGGCTACCTAGGCGGCCGTTATCTGAGTAACCGTAATCTGTTCGTCATGGGAATGGTTTTGCAGGTGATCGGCTGTTATCTGATTGCCAGTGCCGGAGTCAGCGGATTGTACTGGGGTCTGGCTATGTTCCTGACCGGCAGCGGATTGAATGTGACCTGCCTGAATATGATGCTAACGCAGAGATTCACTCCAAATGACCCGCGCCGTGAAAGTGCGTTCCTGTGGAACTATGCCGGAATGAACCTCGGTTTTTTCATCGGTTTTACCGTTGCCGGTTACTACCAATTGTCTGCCGATTACAAATCACTGTTCCTGTTTGCGACTTCCGGCAATCTCATCGCTATCCTGCTCACCTTTATCTACTGGAAACAGGTGAAAGATAAAGATACGCCGCTGAGTACCGCCACTCCTGCCAGTTTTCGTAAACGCCTGCTGGCCGGAATAGTCATCCTGCTTGTACTGCTGCCGGTGATTCGGATGATGCTAAGCCATGCCGGGATCAGTAGCTACTTTGTGATTGCTATTGGGGTACTGGTGTTTATTCTGCTGTGTGCTCTCACTGCCAGACACCAGGTGGCAGAAGAGCGCTCGCGAATGGGGGCTTATCTGATTCTGATGCTGGGTTCTCTGGTCTTCTGGTCTCTGTATCAGTTAGCGCCAATGGGGCTGATGCTGTTCTCTGAACACAATATTGACCTGAATGTCTATGGCTGGCAGGTCGCCCCACAGTGGATTCAGGATATCAATACTATCGTAATTGTTGTCGGTGGCCCGTTGCTGGCGGCAGGCCTTAACCGTTTGCGGGCGAAAGGCTGGCGGATCGATATTCCATTGCAGTTTTCCAGCTCACTGATATTTATCGGACTGGGTATGCTGGTGTTACCCGTTGGAATTCAGCTGGCTGGCAGCGATGGTCTGATGGCGTTTAAATGGATTGTAATCAGCTATGTTCTGCAGAGCATTGGTGAACTGCTGATTTCGCCTATCGGCTACGCCATGATTGGCAAGCTGGCACCGAAACAGCATCAGGGATTGATGATGGGTAGCTGGATGATGGTGACAGGTGTTGCCTCGGTACTTGCCGGCTATTTCTCAGGAATGATGCCACAAAATGCAGACTCCACCCCGCAAGCTACGAATCCGGGATATAGCCATATATTCAGTATTCTCGGCTGGGGATCGGTGATTGCTGCCATTATCATCGCCCTGCTTATCCCGTTACTTCGCCGTCTGATCAACCCGCTGAACAGCGCGAAATCGTGATCTGACTTCCGGCCGGGCAGGATAGCTGCACCGGCCGGATATTTCTCACTCAGCCCTGATTTTTCAGACGCCAGCTGATATTAAGTATTCCGGCCGCCAGCATTACCACCGCAGTGCCAATAAATACCGCCGGCGTACCCAATTTACCCGCCACCAGCCCGCCAAACAACGGCCCGGTCACCTGACCAATATATTGCGCCGAAGTGGAATAACCCAGTAACCGGCCAGTATTATTAGCACCGGCATGATGACGGATAATCGCGGTAATACAGGGCAACATTCCGCCCAACGCCAGTCCCATACAAAAACGCAGTACCACTAACTGCCAGACTCCGGTCACAAATGCCTGAGGAATCAGCAGTATTCCGCACACCACCAGACCCACGGATAATACCCGCCAGTGCCCTATTCTGTCTGCCAGCGCGCCAACGCGCGGTGCAGCCAGAATACTGCCCAGAGCAGTCGCCGCCATCACTACCCCGGCTAACAGGGTGGCGTGTTGCAACGATGATGTAAAAGTGGCGACATACAACGTAATAATCGGCTCAACTGACATACTGGCAAAGACCAGTAACATCCCGGAGACCCACATAATTTTTACTGGTAACGGTATTGTGGCCGGGGTTTCTGCCACGGCGTTGGCAGCCGCTTTTTTCGGTGGCTGGCGCTGCTCTTTCAGTAAAAACAGGGTAGCAAGGAAAGTGACAAATATAATTGCACCGGTCAGCAGAAAGGTGGCACGGATACCGATCCAGCCGGGTAAAATTCCACCGACTAAGGGTCCTGCAATATTTCCCGCCATAATGCCCGACGAGAGGATACCGACTGCCCAACCCGTTTTCTCTTTCGGGGTTTGTGAAGCCACAACAATCATTGACCCGGAGGCATAACCTCCCAGTAAACCGGCCAGTAAACGCAGTGCCACCAGCTGCCAGGGTGCTGTTGCCATCCCCATCAGTGACATGGCGACCGCCATTCCCAGGCTGGCCCGGATCAGCATTAGCTTACGACCATATTTATCCGCCAGTCGTCCCCACAAGGGAGCCGTCAGCGCAGCTGTCAGAAAAGTTGCTCCGTAGGCTACTGCCGACCAGTGTGCGATACTGACATCTTCTTCCACACCGAGCGAACGGAGGTAAAGTGGCAGAAACGGTAACAGCAGTGTCATTGCAATCAGTGTGGTGAACGAACCCAGAGTGCATACCCAAAGATTACGCCGCCAGTAAACGTGCTGTTCCGCCGCTTCGGCCGAAGATCCTGTCATTGAAAATAACCCGGTAATTTGTTAAGGAGATAACAGAATAACTGTCGGTGGTAAAAAGCCCTAGATCCGGACAGATATTTACCGGCTGGTCGTCGATTGTTACCACACTGCAATAATCAGCTGTGGCTGAGCTTCTCGGTCAGCATGTCACACAGCCAGGTGACAGGCGAGGAGCGCTGTTCCGGTTGTTTAAGCAGCAGGTAACTCTGATAACTTGGCAGCTGCCAGCCTGGTAATACGGGTTGTAAAATACCGTCCGTCAGTGCCTGATGCACCATATAAGAAGGCAGGCAGGCAATTCCGGCACCTGCACAGGCAGCGGTCAGTAATGCCATGCTGTTATTGGCACGGAAACGACTGACTGCATTAATTTCGACTCGTTTTTTCTCGTGCCGGAAAGAGAGTGCCGCCTGATGCGCTGTGCCATGAAAGGTCAGCAACTGGTGGCTGTTAAGATGCTCAGGTCGGGTCACCGGAGGATTTACCGCCAGGTAATCCTGACTGGCATACAGCCCCCAATGGATAACCGACAATGGCCGGAACAGCTCATATTCCGGCGGGCGCTGGCGTACCACTATCGCGACATCTATATCATCGCGGGCCATGTCCGGCTCACGGTCACTTAAGTCCAGATCGACCCGGACATGAATGTGATGCTGCATAAACGGCTGTAATACCGGCACAATACACTGGCAGCCATAAGTGACCGGAGTCATCAGCCTGACCTGACCACTCGGCTGGCTGTGCATTTGTTGGATAAAATCTTCGGCATGCTCCAGTTGCGCACTGATTCGCTCACAATAGCGATAGTATTGCTGGCCGCATTCGGTCACAGTCACTTTCCGTGTGGTGCGGTGCAACAGTTTCATGGCGAGTCTTTTTTCCAGAGCGGCAATCTCTCTGCTGACACTGGCAGTGGAAATGCCGAGGATTCTGGCCGCCTGGCTGAAGCTTTGCTGCTCCACAACACGGGAAAAAATATACATCGCTAATAAGTTTTCACCCTGTTGCACGACCTGTCCTCCTGTTTAACGGCTGTGACAGCTTAAATGGCTGACTATGTGGCGGGAAGAAATACCGGCTCAATATTGACCGGAAAATTCAGTGAATTAGCAATAAAACAAGCGTCATGGGCCTTGTGATGTAAATCTGTAGCACGCGGCTGATCTTCTGCATAACGCAGGCGAATCTGTGGCCGCAGGGTGATTTGGGTAAAATGCCCCCGTACGCCTTCCACCATGATCCCCTCAGCGTTATCCTGGTACTCGTCAATAATAATCCCGGCATCAGCACAGACGTGCAGATACCATAATTTATGACAGGCAGCAGCAGAGGCCAGCAACAATTGCTCCGGGTTCCAGCAGGAAGGATCACCGCGAAATGCCTGGTCGGCGCTCAGTGAGATGGTATCCCGGCCTGTGGCCTGTAAATCAGACGATCGTTCATATGCAGTATAGGAGGAAGTTCCCTCTCCGCGATTTCCTGTCCATGTCACTGTGACCTGATAATGATGTTGTCTGACAGCCATCGGCAACTCCCGTGTGAGTAAAAGGCCAGTTGATGAAACGCTGATACGGCTATTGAATCCGCTGAATTTGATCGTTTAATCATAACACTTACTTATTGTTTAACCACTGGTGCAACGGCTGGCAGAACCGGTTTCTCTGCGCGGAGTGAGGGCATAGTGGCCTCTGTTTTCCCGCTAAATCCGCTTTAGAAAATCATCTTCATTGGTTAACGACAATTAAGCCAGCGTCTTTCCTGGTACCCATCAGGTGGGAAAAGTTCCCTTCTTCATGCACATTAATGTGACATGTGTCACATTAATGGTGATTAAAACTGCAACAACTTTTGTCAAATGTGAATTTTGTCTGGTTACTCGCGTATGATATCGGGCATGATCCTGCCTGACAGAGCACCGGCTTGCCCGGAGCTATCTTTATGGTTTGATTTCTTTTTCTGCGTGGTTATTTACTCCGTCAGCGAGCGGCGCGATTTGTACAAAAAGTGAGTGGTCAATATAAAATGAAATATAAATTAATGATGGCAGCAACAATTTTAGCGGGTTCAGTCATGGGCTCGTCTTACGCCGCAGATACATCTCCGCAGTATGTTTCTGACTGGTGGCATCAAAGCGTTAACGTGGTCGGCAGTTACCACACCCGCTTCGGACCGAAGTTGAATAATGATTTGTATCTCGAGTACGAAGCATTTGCCCATAAAGACTGGTTTGATTTCTACGGCTATGTAGATTTACCCAAATTTTTCGGCACTGGTAACGGCAATGATAACGGGATCTGGGACAAAGGAGTGGGTTCTCCGCTGTTTATGGAAATTGAACCCCGTTTTTCGATTGATAAACTGACCGGCACCAGCCTGGCTTTCGGACCGTTTAAAGAGTGGTATTTCGCCAACAACTATATCTATGACATGGGGCCGAATAACGCTAATCGCCAGAATACCTGGTATATGGGCCTGGGTACCGATATCGATACCGGAACCAAACTGGGATTATCGCTGAATGTTTACGCGAAATATCAGTGGGAAAACTACGGTGCAGCGAATGAAAACAGCTGGGACGGATACCGTTTCAAAATTAAATACTTCCTGCCTCTGACCACGCTTTGGGGCGGCAATTTAAGTTATATCGGCTTTACCAACGTTGACTGGGATTCTGACCTGCGTGAAAAAGCCGGACCGTCACGTTCCGGGAACTCTATCGCCTCCAGCCATATTCTGTCACTCAGTTATGATCACTGGCACTATTCTCTGGTCGCCCGCTATTTCCATAACGGCGGACAATGGTCAGAAGGTACACAACTTAATTTTGGTGACGGCGATTTCAGTACCAAAGCCACCGGCTGGGGATATTATGCCGTTGTTGGTTATAGTTTCTGATAAGAAATTCACTGCCACGCAGCAAATGTAATAAGCCGTGTTGTTCCTGCAGGATATCTTTTTCCTGCAGGAAAAAAACCGCTCAATTCGCCCCGATAATTAATCATATTTAATCTCGTCTTTTTACGTTCCTTCGACTATTCTGCTGTTTATTCACTGCTGATCACCCCCGATATCCGATACTAATAATGTGATCCGCAGCATTGCAAATACAGTTATCCCGAGGTTAAGTTCGTTATGTCATCTACCTGTACCACAGCAGGATCTTCTGCTGTTCAGCAAAATAATAATTACACCATCGCTGCCCGCATCGATGCATTACCTTCCAGTAAAAGCCTGTGGCGTTTTATTTCCCTTCTGGCATTGGGAGGTTTTTTTGAACTCTATGATTTATTCGAAACGGGATATATTAGTTCAGGTTTAATCTCTGAAAAGATATTTCATCTGGGAAAGGATGGCGTTTTCGGAATATCTGATCAGGCCGCATTTGCCTCGGTGACTTTTTTGGGATTATTTGTCGGAGCCAGTTTTCTGGCAAAGTACGCCGATAAATTTGGCCGGCGCTTCAGCTTTATGTGTGCCCTCGCCTGGTATGGAATTTTTTCATTAATTATGGCCTTCCAGAACAGTGCTGAAGGCATAATTTTGTGCCGCTTCCTGGTCGGCATTGGTCTGGGAGTCGAGCTGGTCACTATTGATACCTATCTGGCCGAATGGATGCCTGCACATTTACGCAGCCGGGCGTTTGCCTTCTCGTTCTTTATTCAGTTTCTGTCGGTACCCGCTGTTGCGCTGATGTCATGGTGGCTGATTCCGCAAACCTTGCTGAGTCTCGAAGGATGGCGCTGGGTGATTATTGCCGGGGCTGTCTGTTCATTAGTGATCTGGAGTATTCGCCGCAATCTGCCGGAATCGGCCCGCTGGCTGGCACAGCAGGGGCGACATCAGGAAGCTCACCAGGTGTTGAGTCAGATGGAAATACGTTGTGGAGTGACACCACCATCGGCTGAACAGCTGCCAAAAACAGATGCAACCGCGACACCGCGCAAGGGAAAATTCAGCGAAATATGGGCGCCGGAATGGCGGAAAAGAACGCTGATGTTAGTGGTGATGAACTTCTTCCAGGCGATTGGTTTCTTTGGCTTTGGTAACTGGCTGCCGGCTCTGCTGTCCGGTAAAGGGACGACACTGACCCACAGCCTGTTGTATGCGTTTTTTATTACTCTGGCCTATCCTCTGGGCTCGCTGATTTGCAGCCGCTACGCAGATAAAATCGAAAACAAATGGCAGATTGTGTTTGCCTGTCTGATGACGGTAGTGTTCGGTACATTATTCGCGCTGGTGACTCAGCCACTGCTGCTTATCGCGTGTGGTTTCCTGGTAACCTACTCAAATGCATGGCTGACTTACAGTTATCATGCTTATCAGACCGAAATTTTCCCGACTCATATCCGTGCACGGGCAGTAGGCTTCTGTTATTCCTTTAGCCGGTTATCGACGGTGTTTAGCAGCATTATGATTGGGCTGATACTTCAGTACGCTGGCAGCCAGGGCGTCATTATCTTTATCGTCCTGAGTATGCTGATAGTGATGCTATCGGTAGGCATTTATGGTCCGAAAACCCGCGGTCTGGACCTGGAGAATATTTAATTTGTTGCCCGGCTCTCCGCAACATCCCTGTGACGGAGAGCCGGATATTACATTTAAGGCTGTTTAGGTAATTTCTCTACTGATGCATCACCCATTTT
This region includes:
- a CDS encoding EAL domain-containing protein; its protein translation is MTPLKLANFSINFVFQPMFGKTGELLAVECLSRITANNQGTAISPEFFFQNLTPGMSIDILKAQIALIETYREWFVSNNVIVTLNVDDKSLEFVNEHYLSRDKNALSFIHFEVNESSDSLVAEPNQSPVFLKKQTFWLDDFGSGLSGFSAFFDNQFRFIKIDRFLLWNFMSKPGGSQLMEALLNFFALNNCNVVVEGIETDHHEQWLSQMPYYALQGKLWKELTIEELCCAA
- a CDS encoding peptide MFS transporter, producing the protein MTQLPQKSAGSGVLFFIQMFSTLGFAVLYSTLVLYATKKLGFSESSANAIMGVFGAFNYGLHLFGGYLGGRYLSNRNLFVMGMVLQVIGCYLIASAGVSGLYWGLAMFLTGSGLNVTCLNMMLTQRFTPNDPRRESAFLWNYAGMNLGFFIGFTVAGYYQLSADYKSLFLFATSGNLIAILLTFIYWKQVKDKDTPLSTATPASFRKRLLAGIVILLVLLPVIRMMLSHAGISSYFVIAIGVLVFILLCALTARHQVAEERSRMGAYLILMLGSLVFWSLYQLAPMGLMLFSEHNIDLNVYGWQVAPQWIQDINTIVIVVGGPLLAAGLNRLRAKGWRIDIPLQFSSSLIFIGLGMLVLPVGIQLAGSDGLMAFKWIVISYVLQSIGELLISPIGYAMIGKLAPKQHQGLMMGSWMMVTGVASVLAGYFSGMMPQNADSTPQATNPGYSHIFSILGWGSVIAAIIIALLIPLLRRLINPLNSAKS
- a CDS encoding MFS transporter yields the protein MTGSSAEAAEQHVYWRRNLWVCTLGSFTTLIAMTLLLPFLPLYLRSLGVEEDVSIAHWSAVAYGATFLTAALTAPLWGRLADKYGRKLMLIRASLGMAVAMSLMGMATAPWQLVALRLLAGLLGGYASGSMIVVASQTPKEKTGWAVGILSSGIMAGNIAGPLVGGILPGWIGIRATFLLTGAIIFVTFLATLFLLKEQRQPPKKAAANAVAETPATIPLPVKIMWVSGMLLVFASMSVEPIITLYVATFTSSLQHATLLAGVVMAATALGSILAAPRVGALADRIGHWRVLSVGLVVCGILLIPQAFVTGVWQLVVLRFCMGLALGGMLPCITAIIRHHAGANNTGRLLGYSTSAQYIGQVTGPLFGGLVAGKLGTPAVFIGTAVVMLAAGILNISWRLKNQG
- a CDS encoding LysR family transcriptional regulator: MQQGENLLAMYIFSRVVEQQSFSQAARILGISTASVSREIAALEKRLAMKLLHRTTRKVTVTECGQQYYRYCERISAQLEHAEDFIQQMHSQPSGQVRLMTPVTYGCQCIVPVLQPFMQHHIHVRVDLDLSDREPDMARDDIDVAIVVRQRPPEYELFRPLSVIHWGLYASQDYLAVNPPVTRPEHLNSHQLLTFHGTAHQAALSFRHEKKRVEINAVSRFRANNSMALLTAACAGAGIACLPSYMVHQALTDGILQPVLPGWQLPSYQSYLLLKQPEQRSSPVTWLCDMLTEKLSHS
- a CDS encoding OsmC family protein, yielding MAVRQHHYQVTVTWTGNRGEGTSSYTAYERSSDLQATGRDTISLSADQAFRGDPSCWNPEQLLLASAAACHKLWYLHVCADAGIIIDEYQDNAEGIMVEGVRGHFTQITLRPQIRLRYAEDQPRATDLHHKAHDACFIANSLNFPVNIEPVFLPAT
- a CDS encoding nucleoside-specific channel-forming protein Tsx — translated: MKYKLMMAATILAGSVMGSSYAADTSPQYVSDWWHQSVNVVGSYHTRFGPKLNNDLYLEYEAFAHKDWFDFYGYVDLPKFFGTGNGNDNGIWDKGVGSPLFMEIEPRFSIDKLTGTSLAFGPFKEWYFANNYIYDMGPNNANRQNTWYMGLGTDIDTGTKLGLSLNVYAKYQWENYGAANENSWDGYRFKIKYFLPLTTLWGGNLSYIGFTNVDWDSDLREKAGPSRSGNSIASSHILSLSYDHWHYSLVARYFHNGGQWSEGTQLNFGDGDFSTKATGWGYYAVVGYSF
- a CDS encoding MFS transporter; this encodes MSSTCTTAGSSAVQQNNNYTIAARIDALPSSKSLWRFISLLALGGFFELYDLFETGYISSGLISEKIFHLGKDGVFGISDQAAFASVTFLGLFVGASFLAKYADKFGRRFSFMCALAWYGIFSLIMAFQNSAEGIILCRFLVGIGLGVELVTIDTYLAEWMPAHLRSRAFAFSFFIQFLSVPAVALMSWWLIPQTLLSLEGWRWVIIAGAVCSLVIWSIRRNLPESARWLAQQGRHQEAHQVLSQMEIRCGVTPPSAEQLPKTDATATPRKGKFSEIWAPEWRKRTLMLVVMNFFQAIGFFGFGNWLPALLSGKGTTLTHSLLYAFFITLAYPLGSLICSRYADKIENKWQIVFACLMTVVFGTLFALVTQPLLLIACGFLVTYSNAWLTYSYHAYQTEIFPTHIRARAVGFCYSFSRLSTVFSSIMIGLILQYAGSQGVIIFIVLSMLIVMLSVGIYGPKTRGLDLENI